A genomic window from Populus nigra chromosome 7, ddPopNigr1.1, whole genome shotgun sequence includes:
- the LOC133699817 gene encoding adenylate-forming reductase 03009-like, producing the protein MQSPVRFSSCRGVSFEIKPHENLFAISAPSNDEAGGSTRIWLPWTLGSSSKVFPSIYRSSSRPSSHFCDLDLDGEDDQDDISLAVLEEGKVEENEQKLAPFPSATKLEQPSKPARKQESRLSVILLDQGLFTVYKRLFVVCLTLNITGLVLAATGKFPYARNRAALFSIANILALTLCRSEAFLRVVFWIAVKVIGRSWIPLPIKTATTSLLQSLGGIHSSCGISSVAWLIYALVLTLKNRENTSPEIVGVASIILSLLCLSCLAAFPLVRHLHHNVFERFHRFAGWTALALLWAFIILTISYDPKTKSYSNELCSRMIKQQEFWFTVAITVLIIIPWITVRRVPVKVSAASGHASIIKFEGGVKAGILGRISPSPLSEWHAFGIISDGKTEHMMLAGAVGDFTKSLVSNPPSHLWVRQVHFAGLPYLVNLYDRVLLVATGSGICVFLSFLLQPCRASVCVLWVAKGIEQNFGKEIQEMMSGHPKDKVIVHDTAVLGRPNVSQMSVDAAKNWRAEVVIVTSNPEGSRDVVNSCKAAGIAAFGPIWDS; encoded by the coding sequence ATGCAATCTCCTGTGAGGTTTTCAAGCTGCCGAGGAGTATCCTTCGAAATCAAACCTCATGAAAATCTATTTGCCATTTCTGCACCATCCAATGATGAGGCGGGAGGCAGCACACGAATTTGGCTTCCTTGGACTCTAGGAAGCTCCTCCAAGGTGTTCCCTTCTATCTACAGGTCTTCAAGTAGACCCAGTAGCCATTTCTGTGATCTTGATCTTGATGGTGAGGATGATCAAGATGACATTTCTTTGGCAGTGCTAGAAGAAGGTAAAGTGGAGGAAAATGAGCAGAAACTAGCTCCGTTTCCATCTGCAACTAAGCTAGAGCAGCCATCAAAACCTGCTCGAAAGCAAGAATCAAGACTGTCGGTGATATTGCTGGACCAAGGCTTGTTCACCGTATACAAGCGACTATTTGTCGTTTGCTTGACCCTGAACATCACTGGTTTGGTACTTGCAGCAACTGGGAAATTCCCATATGCAAGAAATAGAGCTGCCCTGTTCTCCATAGCCAACATTCTTGCTTTGACTCTCTGCAGGAGTGAGGCGTTTTTGCGAGTTGTTTTCTGGATCGCAGTCAAGGTCATTGGGAGGTCTTGGATACCTCTCCCAATCAAAACCGCCACCACATCTCTACTTCAAAGTCTTGGTGGCATACACAGCAGTTGTGGAATTTCTTCAGTTGCTTGGCTCATATATGCCTTAGTCCTTACTCTTAAGAACAGAGAAAACACTTCGCCAGAGATTGTAGGAGTGGCCTCTATTATTCTTTCTCTCCTCTGTCTCTCTTGTTTGGCTGCATTCCCTCTCGTCCGCCATCTTCATCATAATGTCTTTGAAAGGTTTCACAGGTTTGCTGGATGGACAGCTCTAGCTCTCCTCTGGGCCTTCATCATTCTCACTATCTCGTATGACCCCAAAACCAAATCCTATAGTAATGAACTATGCTCCAGGATGATCAAACAACAAGAGTTTTGGTTCACAGTAGCAATTACAGTTCTAATTATCATCCCATGGATAACAGTGAGACGAGTTCCTGTCAAAGTATCTGCTGCTTCTGGTCATGCCTCAATCATAAAATTTGAAGGAGGTGTCAAAGCTGGTATATTGGGAAGGATTAGCCCATCCCCATTATCCGAATGGCATGCTTTCGGTATCATTTCTGATGGGAAAACAGAGCATATGATGCTTGCTGGTGCTGTTGGTGACTTCACCAAGTCCTTGGTCTCAAACCCACCGAGCCATTTGTGGGTTAGGCAAGTGCACTTTGCTGGTTTGCCTTACCTGGTGAATTTGTATGACAGGGTTCTTTTAGTGGCGACAGGTTCTGGCATCTGTGTTTTCTTGTCATTCCTTTTGCAGCCATGTCGAGCCAGCGTATGTGTACTTTGGGTGGCCAAAGGGATTGAACAAAACTTTGGCAAAGAAATTCAAGAGATGATGAGCGGACATCCTAAAGACAAAGTGATTGTGCATGATACAGCTGTGCTCGGTCGGCCCAATGTGTCCCAAATGAGTGTTGATGCTGCTAAAAATTGGAGAGCAGAAGTAGTCATTGTTACTAGCAATCCAGAAGGAAGCAGAGATGTCGTTAATTCTTGCAAAGCAGCGGGGATTGCAGCCTTCGGTCCTATTTGGGACTCTTAG
- the LOC133698992 gene encoding GDSL esterase/lipase At5g45910-like yields the protein MLITLILSFCLIFGFNVEIVSTTPLQYDSIFNFGDSLSDTGNFLLSGAMAFPVIAKLPYGETFFRHATGRCSDGRLVVDFISEASGLPHLPPYLALGKDQLHSFHGVNFAVAGATALDAKFFYDQRIGKIMWTNDSLSVQLGWFKQLKSSLCTSKQECDNYFKKSLFLVGEIGGNDYNYAYFAGGSIKQLRASVPLVVEAIAKATSFLIEEGAVELLVPGNLPIGCSAVYLTLFGSPNRTDYDRNGCLKAYNAFSKYHNNQLKTALQMLRQKYPHARIIYADYYGAAKRFYHAPQHHGFTGGTLTACCGGGGPYNFNNSARCGHIGSRTCSNPSSHANWDGIHLTEAAYRYIAMGLVSGSFTTPPL from the exons ATGTTGATCACCCTAATTCTTTCCTTTTGCCTCATTTTCGGTTTCAATGTCGAAATAGTTTCGACAACTCCATTGCAGtatgactcaattttcaactttGGTGACTCTCTTAGTGACACTGGAAATTTCCTTCTTTCCGGTGCCATGGCATTTCCTGTGATTGCAAAGCTCCCATATGGTGAAACCTTCTTTCGACACGCAACCGGCCGGTGCTCCGATGGACGTCTAGTTGTTGACTTCATCT CTGAGGCATCTGGGTTGCCACACTTGCCACCCTATCTAGCACTTGGCAAAGATCAGCTGCATTCCTTTCATGGAGTAAATTTCGCTGTTGCTGGAGCTACTGCTCTTGATGCTAAATTCTTTTACGACCAACGTATTGGAAAAATTATGTGGACAAACGATTCATTGAGTGTTCAGCTTGGATGGTTCAAACAGTTGAAGTCCTCTCTTTGTACCAGCAAACAAG AATGTGATAATTACTTCAAAAAATCGTTATTTCTTGTGGGAGAGATTGGAGGAAACGACTATAATTATGCCTACTTTGCTGGTGGAAGCATTAAACAATTGAGAGCTTCTGTGCCTCTTGTTGTTGAAGCAATTGCTAAGGCTACCAGT TTTTTGATAGAAGAAGGGGCTGTGGAATTGTTGGTGCCGGGGAATTTGCCGATTGGATGCTCGGCAGTGTATCTGACCTTGTTCGGAAGTCCTAACAGAACAGACTATGATCGGAATGGGTGTTTGAAAGCTTACAATGCTTTCTCCAAGTACCATAACAATCAACTCAAAACAGCCCTGCAGATGCTGAGACAAAAATACCCACATGCTAGGATCATATATGCTGACTACTATGGTGCAGCCAAGCGTTTCTACCACGCGCCACAACATCATG GATTTACAGGTGGAACTCTGACGGCTTGTTGTGGAGGGGGTGGGCCATACAATTTCAATAACTCGGCAAGGTGCGGGCACATAGGCTCAAGAACATGTAGCAATCCTTCCAGCCACGCAAATTGGGATGGAATTCACTTGACAGAAGCTGCTTACAGGTACATTGCCATGGGTTTGGTCAGCGGCTCTTTCACTACACCACCTCTGTGA